The genomic window TTTCTGGCCAGTTTTCTGGCGTGGAAGGGTTTGGCCAGAAAATCATTCATGCCCGAGTTCATGCTTTTTATCTCATCTTCAGCCCAGATATTGGAAGTTACTGCTATTATCGGAATTGTAATTCCTTTTTTCCGCAAGTCCCTGGCTACTTCAATGCCATTTTTCCCGGGCATTACGATATCCAATAAGATAATGTCGTAATTATCGGTCTCTGCTTCATGAATGCATTGATTGCCATTTTCAACAATGGTGACCTCCAGATCAATGGAATGTATATATTGCTCAATGATCTTCTGATAGATCTGCTCATCTTCAGCCAGCAATATGCGTATTTGCTTGGAGCGTATTTTCTTTTTTGACTCAGACAAACCCGTATTATTTTTCTTACAAAATACGGAAAATATATATTATAATTGCCTGAATAACACTTTAAATTGACAAACACCTCAAATTGTTTGACAAAAGGCTTGATTGGAAGCATTAACGATATTTTCCTTCGTTATCCTCAACAATTCTCAGATAGTTGTTGTAGCGGTTTTGGCTGATATCTCCCTTCTCTACCAATCCTTTTACATGGCATCCGGGTTCATGTGTATGGGTGCAGTTGTGGAATTTGCAGCTAAGCGAGGCATTGAAAATTTCAGGAAAGTAATGGTATAC from Bacteroidales bacterium includes these protein-coding regions:
- a CDS encoding response regulator, with translation MSESKKKIRSKQIRILLAEDEQIYQKIIEQYIHSIDLEVTIVENGNQCIHEAETDNYDIILLDIVMPGKNGIEVARDLRKKGITIPIIAVTSNIWAEDEIKSMNSGMNDFLAKPFHARKLARKIAYWTKQEGLSA